In Cryptomeria japonica chromosome 5, Sugi_1.0, whole genome shotgun sequence, the genomic window AGGGGGCAGATACATTGCTGATATAATTTTGTATATGATgttgatacactgatgatatacTCTGTATGTTGATCTCAtgatatttaatagaaaaaaaattaattatttgaaaataaaaatgagCAATATGTTTTGGCTAAGATGAAGAAACCATATGAACTGCCTAGTCTGCATAAAAAATGACACAGCTTCTTCCAACAATATGAATTTATTGAAATTTACCAATGAGAACATTTGCACTCACATGGAAAAGAAATCAGTGAAAGCACCCAATTTATATTGAGTCAAGAATCAAATTTAATTGATGTATACTGACAGctggagattttttttttcaaatatcttGGTATATGTTTATTGAATCTCAAATTTTTGCAGGCAATGGCTACCAAAGATTGAAATTTGATAGTTATTACATAGCAGTTGGTGTTTCCCTAATGGCAACCATTCTGTAGTAAAGATGGTGACTTCTAGAAGCTGATAGCTTCTATTAAAAAAGAGTAACGGTACTATTTAGATTGTGGCCTAATAATCAGACAGGGCTTGTCATATGGAAACCCCCATGCAAGACTTACCCACCCTAACCCCTTTGAGTTTTGACATCATGTGTCACGAGCTAACTCAGAAGCGAACGTGGCCTCACCAATCTGCAAGACAATTGAAGTACAACACAAGTTGTCTCAATTAAAGTACTCAGTGTAAGAATGCCAGAAATGTGCATTAAATGCTTTGCTTTAAATGGTTGAAAATAACCATTTTTCCCATTTCGGCATATCATTGGCTACATCTAAATCATAACAAAAGTGAAAAGGTTGATCATTTGCCTTCTATTCACTATTGATCCGAATAGAAGGTTCAGTTAAGCCATGCTCCATGTAAAAAAAACTAGAGAAATTGAAACTTAAACAACATTCTTAAAACACACAATTTGTACATCTTCTGTTCTTCTTCTCTGAGAACTTGTTTTCTCAATAGCCGAGAAACCTCTGACAAGGATACAACTTTACTTGTTTTTCGATTACATGCTATTCCCAGAAGGAATCTAGTTGTTTGCGATTTCATTCTATTCCCACAAGGAATCTAAAACCATAGTTGCAGCAAAAAGAGTGCATTTCAGAACTGGTTGACTGTTATTGAAAGTTTCAGGTAACAAAGATTcacattttttacattttttgtctCACATGAACAGTAAATACAAAGTTATGGAACAATTCTGACAATTGAGACACATCCTCACTATTTTGCATTTTCATATCCTGTGCAGAACAGAAGGCTGATCATTTCCCTTCTGTTAACCATTGTTCTGAATAGAAGGTTAGTCAAGTCACATGAAAATTGAAAATTCAACAACACTATTAAAACACACAATTCGTACATCTTCTTTTCTTAGTTTTCTGAAAACTTCTGTTCTCTATGCTCAATAGCATGGCCTAAGAAACTTCTGACAAGGATAAAACTTCAGTTGTTTTTTTATTTCATGCTATTTCTAGAAGGAATCTAAAAACATAATTGCAGCGAAAGGGTACATTTCAAAACTTGCTGACTGCTATTGAAAGTTTCAGGTAGTATGGATTCAGATTTCGTATATTTCTTTAAATGAGCAGTGAATACAAAGTTAAGGAAACATTTCTGCTAACTAAGCCATATCCTTACTTTTTGGCATTTTCATATCCTGTGCATAAAAAAATACATTACCCTATTGATCCAttttactgcagaagtattacaCCCCAAGTCGTCTACTTGTCAAGCAGGAACAAAGTTGGTTGATGTCTAAAATATCAAGTGTTAAGGTTTGTATTAACAAAAACTGGCTATGAAATGCTTCCATttatcaaaaccaaaaaaaaacctaTGATAATTCCTTGTCATTATAAGATGGAACAACTCTTCCATCCTACAAGTTATAGCCAGAAATgccatttgagatccttgataCACAAGGTTAAGTTCATGAGTGTCACTAATCCATTACCTAACACAACATGAAGGATGTGAAGAATTCTTTGCTCACTATTGGCTTTTTTAACTCATCCTAGCTGCTCTCTATGTTTAACATAGGATATTCATTTCTCACGATTGGACCCAGTTTGTGTTACATGGATTTGTTTTTATTAAATCATTAAGGGTTTACGAATGTGGTTGGCCTCTTGTTTTATAtgtctaattttatttttatattcacaTCTCAGTTGCTGGAGTTCCTTTAGCACTTATGACTTGCTATGAACCTGTACTGTTGAGTCCCATTGACCTTCATTGGGCAGACTTGGACATTTATGTTCTTATTTCTTACTTTCTTTGGAAAAAACCTTAATTTGAACCTTCTTATACAAACTACTCTTCAAGTACGAAATAAAATCTCTCTCAAGAAAAAGGAAAATTAATAGGAGCGACACCCCTTAGCCCTTGAAGGGAAATGCTACAATTCCCAAAGATCACTAAAAGAATGTACTTGTTCTAGATAAAGATTTGGAAGAAAACAAAAATGAAGGAGAAAAAAATGCATCTGATGAAGATGAATAGAAAGAGTTGTCTTGTAAAAAGAAACTTTTAGTTAATGAGTTGGATAACAAATTTCAACTTGATAAATATCTAGACATTCCAAGAATGAAACTCGGTCTAAGACTAAAACTGAAAAAGCAAGGTAAATTTGCTGATTTAACAGAAAAACGATGACTATATAATGATTCTTGGGAGCAAGAACCAGTGAACTCCACTTAAAAAAGGAATTCAACCCTTTCCTTAaggaataaaatatccaaggagaaaacaaaacaaaacaaacattctAGAAATAAGATACCTTTCTTAGGCCTGCACAGAAGAAGCTGTAAGGGATCATATGAAATTAGAATCTAATGAGTTGTCCTCAAATGGTTGTTTATATTCACTTCTTATATTAATTCAGAAAGTATTGGTATGAAGAGGCAAAAGACCAGGTGCTTGTAGGGTACAGCTACTATATGAAAATTCCATAGCAGCAATAGTTTTAAGTGGGAAGAAGTCAAGCCTGCATGTGTCAATTGTAAAAAATTTGTTCCCCTCTGCACACCACACAGAGCAACTATAATAGTACCTTTACATCAATGGCTACCATATCTAAGGATCCGggcaaacaaagaaaagtgaataaaGGATGTAAGGGGAATTTATGCCATCATTCAAGTTTTATACAAACACAACGTTTGAGGACTGTGGTTTCACATACAGTGAAGTGTAGATGTAACTCATCTTATAAGCAAAGAATATTACTTGTTTGATAGCTTGTCAAGTCGGACACAAACTCGGCCCCTGTTTAAAGCTTTGAAGGCAAAAATTTCCAAATCATCCTTAAACAGGCCAATGACTTCCTCTGCAATAGCTAAAGCCTTTCCTCCCCATGCAGTGCCTCCCAGAGatgctccaccaccttcttcaCCATCACCAACCTGAAAATGTGAGGCAGGAAGCATTCACCGAACAGCTCTATCAAAAGCCTAGATTTTCATTATACCAAGGTAAAACTAGCATCCAACGATACAACTTCCTCTAAAAGCTACAGCAAGTTTGTCCCACATTGAAAGCATAAGGTTAAGAAACTTGCCTCAGCTTTTGGTGGGTCCTCCATTTCAGATGACtcctcataatcatcatcatcatcgtccatCAATACTTCTGTCATCACTTAACAAAAGAACCCAAACATGTACTCAAAACTGAGCTTCACCATAATTAAACGCATCCAATCATATTTATAACCCATAGATCATCTCCCATTTTTGTATACCTTTCATTTAAACTTAATGGAAAGTAAAGTACATGACCATTTTTCTAGACAAAatttatattggtattctagtatGCCTTCAAACAAAATTCAAAAGGCCCTAAGGTGAAATCAAGAATATAATGCCTAAACATAATTCATCAATAACAAACAATATAATGTACTGAGATCAAAAAAACAAATAGCAGCCATCAAGGTAGCAACTTTCCTATGGAAAAATTTATATGGTGGACCctaaatatgaaaaagaaaaaaagaacgaaaaaattgcaaaaaatatagaaaaaaaacagTAAATGATATATTCAATTGTAATGCTTCTCATAGAAACTGTGTAGAGTTTTTTGTAACGATATTTTGGATCATGGTCTATCAtccatatatttaaaattttactaatttatatttatttttaaatataataaggaaaattagaaaaatttcgTATAATTTCCAATCAATATTCTTGCCACCataaaattttaatcatttatttagaataatttaatgaaacaaattttatttgttaatatctatttaaaactttataaaatgagaaataaaaattattaaaaaacataCCGTATAAAACTGTTTTTATTTGGTGAAGTTAAATAAGATGAACAAATACAGTGGATTTGCAGAAATCCACCATATCCGGTGTCTATAGCAGCCACCATGCCAGCCTTGAGAGAGAATAAATGTCGCAGTTCTATGAACCCCAGCTTGTTGGTGAGATGCATCAAGTTCAGAGTGCTCCACATACAGCAAAATATCTTCCATTTGTCAATATGCCTGTGTTGAGTGGTAGACCAGGTTATGGTCCCAGGGAAGGGGCTAGCTAAAGAGTTTCAATAGTACCCCACTAACCAAATTTAAGAGTATTTCTGTGAGGAAATGGTCTCCTAAGAGAATCTACAACACACTCTGAAGCAATTTTTCAAGAAATTTCAATTGAAACCAGCAGTAAATATCTTAATACAAACTGCCTTTTAGCAACAAATCATTACTTCGTAGAGAAAACCTTGATTTCCCCTTCTCCAAGGCCCACAGGAATCTTGCAGCCCAACTCCTATTTTACCTTAAGAGATTCCAGAATTTCCAAGACCAAGACTATAACATGACATGGAGCCAAGTTGTCAAAGGACAAATTGGAGAGGCGGACCCGATCATTGGGACTGCACAAGAAATGTTTATTGGGAAATAAATCTCAATTTTGTGGACCGATGAACAATCATATACTATGATGCATAGCAACTCTGATTTCTAGCAATCATCATGTGAAATGCCGTACACTGGAGAGGCAGGGAGATCAATCCAAAATAGAGTTACTAAGCATGTGAAAAGCATTCTAATTTTTAAGAATTTGAGTAAAAATATCAACCCTGGTTGAACACCCAATTTTTCCTGTACAAGAAACTATAACATCATCTGGAGCCACCTCAGCAAAGGACAAATTGGATTGCCAGCCTTGCTCATTTGGACAGCATAAGAAATGCTTATTAGGACAGCTAAATTTCAATTTGGTGGATGTGTTGCTCGCTGAAACAGATGATGAACACTTAGTTACTATCAAAGCTATGATGTTTCCACGCTGCATATTTGTGAGTGTATGCTTCTGGATTAAACTGTGTTTTCGTTTTTGAACATCCAGAAGCATACACTCACACTTAGTTACTATATAATTTATAGCGACTCTGGTTTATAGCAATCACCGTGTGAACTGCCATACACTGGAGAGACAAGGAGATCGATTCTAATTAGAATGAACAAGCATGTAAAAGGCATTCTATATAGTTGAGTAGAATATCGACTCTGGCTGATCACTCACATAAGACTAAACATTATATTTAGGTGGAGGACGTCAAGATCATTGGGAAAAAAGACCATTACATAAATCAGAGAGTTTATTTTCATGGAGAGCAATGGCAGAGAAATAGCTAGAAGGAATTTGCAAAAATGTGGAGATAATAAAACCAGATTCTTAGTTGCTTAAAACTGTGTATCAACTCAAGAGAAGAAATGGACATGTCAATGTTCTCATAAGTTTCTAATTATTGGGGAAGAGTGTCATTTCCTTTGAGCAACTATTAAAAATTTCCACTCTCACGATTGGTAAGAGGAGACTTCGAAAATTTAGGACTTCGAAATTCCCATAGGCGATCCCACAAGCAAAGTTATATAAGACATATACACCAACAAAACCAAGATACAAATAAAAATCAAACTTCTTCGGCCATAAAATAACGACTTCTCGTGCTAACTCCCATTGCTTTTGAAAACAGATTTATTCATTTTAAATCTTTAATTCTTGAACTTTGTCTCGGTAGATGTCTTTCAAATTGACAGCTGAATTGTAAATACAAGATGGTCAAAGGTTAATTGTAACTCAAGATAGTTTTCATATTCCCAAATTCTTTGGGTGAAggtttttttttcagtttttcctTTTAAATTTCTTGATACGATTGTATAGCTCCTCCTGTGTGTCGGTATTCATTCACAATAAGATTTAAAGAAACAAAGTTGATATTCCTTTTTACTGCGGTGTCTACATAAACTTACCGTCAGTCCAATTGTGAGCAGCTGTAAACTGGGTGATATTGCTCCTCCTGCGGCTGCCACCATTAACATATTTATAACTTACAGATGGACAGGATGTGTCCAATGCACGACACCACATAGAAAACTGTAGACGATTACGAAATGCAGGTTTTGGGGTCTGTTTAAGTGCTACTATGGTTTTGAACTGATGATAAGCACAGAAAGAAGGTCTGTTCATGTCCATGCTGTGGCACATCTTCATCGTGCTTCTCTCTGCTTTGCTTTCAATTAGACTTCTATCTCCAGAGTGCAAGATGTCGCCTTACAAAAAAAAGTGACTGGTTTAACTGACAAAAGAGCTACTAATTTTGGCTATTCCTATGCTGTTCTTGATAATCATTTAGGAATGAGCCGAGCCTAACTCTCAAACAGACCCAGCGCTCAATTTCTTATCTGCTTCGAAAACTGTCAACAAGCAAGAGGACAGTATTTTTTGTGGGGCAGAGGGGTCGAATGGACAGGAGAGTCGAGGGATAACCCGTACTTAGGGGGCACTAACCCCATGTTCCTTTTGAGTGCACTATTAAGATAAATTTACTCtttaaaaataaagagaaaagtTAAATATTTATGGAATTATTAGTTCTACAAATAATtcttaattaaaatgaattaagGAGTTTCATGGGTCCTATCTTAAGCATCAAACAAAGATAATTTTTATTATCGAACTAATATTATTTTGATAGAGTTTAACTTAAGGTGGGACCATAGAAGCTATATTTTGTAGTTAGTATTATGTGGAGAGTCAAGATTTTGATTGTTAGTTAAAAACTAATTCTCATCAGTTTTGATGTATAATAGGAAACTGGAAAAGACCTAAAAAATTATGGGAAGAAAGGGTGTATATTTATGAAATATTGGAGTAGTGGAATCAAGAAAACATTTTATTATGGAATGTGATGTCTTCAAAGACATAAGGACAAACATGTCAATATCATGCACTTTATTATGGAATGTGATGCCTTCAAAGACATAAGGACAAACATGCCAATATCATGTTAGTTGTTTCTTGGTACAATTTATTTACTGAGGGGATTGTTGAGAAGTTGGGGGGTGATCATCATTTCCTTAAATAGAAAAAGGATTGATATTTAGAAGACAACAATGGCAACGTTGGCTAACCCATAATCATTTTTAGCCTTGTGGGCGTTAaaatttattcattcattcatataaAACATGTTATGACATTCAAAATAAAGTTGAGTATATACAAAGTAAATTGTTGGTTCAATGTTGTCTTTAaagatgttttgaatgagagaAAGAAATCATGGATGGGGCAAAATTACAAGTGGATGAACAAATAATACATTCACTTGAATGCTTGTTGtaataattaaagaaataaattcTTTTGTAGTAGATAAGTTTCAAAAGGCAATATGGGAAGAGACATTAAggagaaaaaataaatattatcatgATAATTTAACTCCTTTTGAATCATTGATAAGATTATGTTTTGTCTATTTTCATAATATTTTCATCAAACTTTAGTTAAGTTTTTATGTCTTGTATGTTGTAGACTTTAGCCATACTtgacatgtgtatgtgtatgtgcatgtgcatgtgcatgtgcatgtgcatgtgtttgtgtatgtatgtatgtatgtatgtatgtatgtctctctctatgtgtatgtatgtacacacacacacacacaagtttaTAACTCTGTGTGTGATGTGATCAGATTGGATAATTGTCATTATC contains:
- the LOC131027973 gene encoding uncharacterized protein LOC131027973 isoform X2 — protein: MKMCHSMDMNRPSFCAYHQFKTIVALKQTPKPAFRNRLQFSMWCRALDTSCPSVSYKYVNGGSRRRSNITQFTAAHNWTDEVLMDDDDDDYEESSEMEDPPKAEVGDGEEGGGASLGGTAWGGKALAIAEEVIGLFKDDLEIFAFKALNRGRVCVRLDKLSNKYGSPSIDEIEKFSNIYSEHLDKAKESGDLPHNLVLEVSTPGAERVVRVPKDLIRFKDLPMYVKYKVETTISENGSQEQDIYLMEAAIEDDGSEEHDGIFVLDNVEMELGYCTWKLANVRLNRELLGKGRTLNKKKREWRLRVPFTSLVLVRLYLDL
- the LOC131027973 gene encoding uncharacterized protein LOC131027973 isoform X1, producing the protein MKMCHSMDMNRPSFCAYHQFKTIVALKQTPKPAFRNRLQFSMWCRALDTSCPSVSYKYVNGGSRRRSNITQFTAAHNWTDVMTEVLMDDDDDDYEESSEMEDPPKAEVGDGEEGGGASLGGTAWGGKALAIAEEVIGLFKDDLEIFAFKALNRGRVCVRLDKLSNKYGSPSIDEIEKFSNIYSEHLDKAKESGDLPHNLVLEVSTPGAERVVRVPKDLIRFKDLPMYVKYKVETTISENGSQEQDIYLMEAAIEDDGSEEHDGIFVLDNVEMELGYCTWKLANVRLNRELLGKGRTLNKKKREWRLRVPFTSLVLVRLYLDL
- the LOC131027973 gene encoding uncharacterized protein LOC131027973 isoform X3, which codes for MKMCHSMDMNRPSFCAYHQFKTIVALKQTPKPAFRNRLQFSMWCRALDTSCPSVSYKYVNGGSRRRSNITQFTAAHNWTDVMTEVLMDDDDDDYEESSEMEDPPKAEVGDGEEGGGASLGGTAWGGKALAIAEEVIGLFKDDLEIFAFKALNRGRVCVRLDKLSNKYGSPSIDEIEKFSNIYSEHLDKAKESGDLPHNLVLEVSSPGAERVVRVPKDLERFKGLPMYVRYVEETTKAEHGSQKHDGVFLLDNIEMELGYCTWKLANVKLNRKLLGKGRSLNKNRREWRLRIPFTSLVLVRIYLDI